In Tachyglossus aculeatus isolate mTacAcu1 chromosome 10, mTacAcu1.pri, whole genome shotgun sequence, the following proteins share a genomic window:
- the LOC119932853 gene encoding basic proline-rich protein-like, whose amino-acid sequence MPAGAGGWRLEAGTRGCGMRAGEAVRPREPAAGPLGRGGNTALKRHLCELYRRENSEPAPPRPRPAPVQSASSLARPHPAVVQSASSLPPGPTKAKPGSTRSPSNPRPASPGPTQASPGPRPIHVQPCPTPPRPSPAPPGLRPIRVQPRPAPPGLRPTRVQPPPAPPRPCPVPPGRRPISVQPRWVPHQGQARVHPAAVQSSLARPHPGLARPPSNPHPASPGPTKAKPGPSLIRVQPRPAPPGPRLIRIQPLSAPPRPSPTPPGCRPILIRLARPQPAPIQSASPPPSPTKAKPGSTRPPSNPHPASPGPTQASPGPRPIRVQPLPAPVQSASSLARPHPGQAQLHPAAVQSSFSLSRPYPSLARPPCNLRPALPHPTKAKAGSTRPLSNPRQTRPAPPRPRPAPIQSASSLARPHQGQARPPSNPRPASPGPTQPPSNPRPTSLGPTKAKPDSTRLPSNPHQTRPTPPSLRPIRIQPPPTPPRPCTVPPGRHPIHVQPRLAPPGLHPIRVQPPPAPPRPCPVPPGRRPIRVQPRPAPPRPSPAPPGCRPILVRLARPHPAPVQSASSLSRPHPGGSAGLGRETRRGAGDEETLDASAREITQPIPGPD is encoded by the exons ATGCCGGccggggctggaggctggaggctggaggctgggactAGGGGCTGCGGgatgag GGCGGGGGAGGCCGTCCGACCCCGGGAGCCTGCTGCGGGCCCGCTGGGCCGAGGAGGCAACACTGCTTTAAAACGGCATTTGTGTGAGCTGTACCGCCGGGAGAACTCagagcccgccccgccccggcctcgCCCGGCCCCCGTCCAATCCGCGTCCAGCCTCGCCCGGCCCCACCCGGCCGTCGTCCAATCCGCGTCcagcctcccccccggccccaccaagGCCAAGCCCGGCTCCACCCGGTCGCCGTCCAATCCGCGTCCAgcctctcccggccccacccAGGCCTCGCCCGGCCCCCGTCCAATCCACGTCCAGCCTTGCCCGACCCCACCAAGACCAAGCCCGGCCCCACCCGGCCTTCGTCCAATCCGCGTCCAGCCTCGCCCGGCCCCACCCGGCCTTCGTCCAACCCGCGtccagcctcccccagccccaccaaggCCATGCCCGGTTCCACCCGGCCGCCGTCCAATCAGCGTCCAGCCTCGCTGGGTCCCCCACCAAGGCCAAGCCCGGGTCCACCCGGCCGCCGTCCAATCCTC ACTCGCCCGGCCCCACCCAGGCCTCGCCCGGCCCCCATCCAATCCGCATCCAGCCTCGCCCGGCCCCACCAAGGCCAAGCCCGGCCCCAGTCTAATCCGCGTCCAGCCTCGCCCGGCACCACCCGGCCCCCGTCTAATCCGCATCCAGCCTCTCTCGGCCCCACCAAGGCCAAGCCCGACTCCACCCGGCTGCCGTCCAATCCTCATCAGACTCGCCCGACCCCAGCCGGCCCCCATCCAATCcgcgtcccccccccccagccccaccaaggCCAAGCCCGGCTCCACCCGGCCGCCGTCCAATCCGCATCCAGCCTCACCCGGCCCCACCCAGGcctctcccggccctcgtccaaTCCGCGTCCAGCCTCTCCCGGCCCCCGTCCAATCTGCGTCCAGCCTCGCCCGGCCCCACCCAGGCCAAGCCCAGCTCCACCCGGCCGCCGTCCAATCCTCATTCAGCCTCTCCCGGCCCTACCCAAGCCTTGCCCGGCCCCCGTGCAATCTGCGTCCAGCCTTGCCCCATCCCACCAAGGCCAAGGCCGGCTCCACCCGGCCTTTGTCCAATCCTCGTCAGACTCGCCCGGCCCCACCCAGGCCTCGCCCGGCCCCCATCCAATCCGCATCCAGCCTCGCCCGGCCCCACCAAGGCCAAGCCCGGCCCCCGTCTAATCCGCGTCCAGCCTCGCCTGGCCCCACCCAGCCCCCGTCCAATCCGCGTCCAACCTCTCTCGGCCCCACCAAGGCCAAGCCCGACTCCACCCGGCTGCCATCCAATCCTCATCAGACTCGCCCGACCCCACCCAGCCTCCGTCCAATCCGCATCCAGCCACCCCCGACCCCACCCAGGCCATGCACGGTTCCACCCGGCCGCCATCCAATCCACGTCCAGCCTCGCCTGGCCCCACCCGGCCTTCATCCAATCCGTGTccagcctcccccggccccaccaaGGCCATGCCCGGTTCCACCCGGCCGCCGTCCAATCCGCGTCCAGCCTCGCCCTGCCCCACCAAGGCCAAGCCCGGCTCCACCCGGCTGCCGTCCAATCCTCGTCAGACTCGCCCGACCCCACCCGGCCCCCGTCCAATCCGCGTCCAgcctctcccggccccacccTGGCGGCTCGGCAGGACTGGGTCGTGAGACCCgcaggggggcgggggatgaGGAAACGCTGGACGCTTCTGCAAGAGAAATAACTCAACCCATCCCTGGACCTGATTAA